From a region of the Theobroma cacao cultivar B97-61/B2 chromosome 8, Criollo_cocoa_genome_V2, whole genome shotgun sequence genome:
- the LOC18591499 gene encoding aldehyde oxidase GLOX, whose protein sequence is MSPTFIFSILVFQLLFASQPCHRILTSAADGRWQLLQKSIGVSAMHMQLLRNDRVVMFDRTDFGKSNLSLPNGKCLSNPTNTALPVDCTAHSVEYNVLTNEFRALTVQTDVWCSSGAIMPDGNLVQTGGFNNGTRRVRVFSPCSTCDWQEIPNGLAAKRWYATNHILPDGRQIIVGGRGQFNYEFIPKTVAANTFNLPFLSETNDRGVENNLYPFVFLNVDGNLFIFANNRAILLDFVNNKVVKTYPTIPGGDPRSYPSTGSAVLLPLKNLKAPAIQAEVLVCGGAPKGSYLQALKGNFIGALNTCARMTITDTNPQWVMETMPMARVMSDMILLPNGKVLIINGAGSGSAGWELGRDPVLSPVMYLPDHEIGSRFETQTPTTIPRMYHSAVVLLRDGRVLVGGSNPHAFYNFTGVLFPTELSLEAFSPAYMDAEFNDLRPTIVAPKSMSGIQIRKKLSVQVVITGKVDPNLVSVTMVAPSFTTHSFSMNQRVLDLGNNNVTALGNSTYNIEYTTPRSYNLAPAGFYLLFVVHQDIPSQGIWVKLR, encoded by the coding sequence ATGTCCCCAACATTTATTTTCTCAATCCTCGTCTTTCAACTTCTCTTTGCCTCACAGCCATGTCACCGTATCCTCACCTCCGCAGCCGACGGCCGGTGGCAGCTTCTACAGAAAAGCATTGGCGTCTCAGCCATGCACATGCAACTCCTTAGAAACGACCGTGTTGTCATGTTTGACAGAACTGATTTTGGCAAATCTAATCTGTCATTGCCAAATGGGAAATGCCTCAGTAACCCAACCAACACAGCTCTCCCAGTAGATTGCACGGCTCATTCAGTTGAGTACAATGTTTTGACCAACGAGTTCAGGGCTCTAACGGTCCAAACCGACGTTTGGTGCTCTTCAGGCGCTATCATGCCTGATGGTAATTTGGTCCAAACCGGTGGTTTCAATAACGGTACACGTAGGGTCAGGGTTTTTAGCCCATGCAGCACCTGCGATTGGCAAGAAATACCTAATGGATTGGCAGCCAAAAGATGGTATGCCACCAACCATATTTTGCCAGATGGCAGACAAATTATTGTCGGTGGTCGCGGACAATTTAACTACGAATTTATCCCTAAAACTGTTGCCGCCAACACGTTCAATTTGCCTTTCTTGTCAGAAACCAATGACCGTGGAGTAGAGAACAATCTCTACCCTTTTGTTTTCCTTAATGTTGATGGGAACTTATTTATTTTCGCTAATAATCGAGCTATTCTGCTTGATTTTGTGAATAATAAAGTTGTGAAGACGTATCCTACAATACCAGGTGGCGATCCTAGAAGCTATCCAAGCACTGGTTCGGCTGTCTTGCTTCCATTGAAGAACTTGAAAGCTCCTGCTATTCAAGCTGAAGTTTTGGTTTGTGGGGGTGCTCCAAAAGGATCTTATCTCCAAGCCCTGAAAGGTAACTTCATTGGAGCCTTGAACACTTGTGCCAGGATGACAATAACCGACACCAACCCACAGTGGGTCATGGAGACTATGCCCATGGCTAGAGTTATGAGTGACATGATTTTGCTTCCAAACGGCAAGGTTCTGATCATCAATGGGGCAGGTTCTGGATCAGCAGGTTGGGAATTGGGTCGGGATCCGGTTTTAAGTCCAGTCATGTACCTGCCCGATCACGAAATTGGGTCACGGTTCGAGACACAAACCCCGACAACAATTCCTCGGATGTACCACTCAGCAGTAGTTTTACTTCGTGATGGGCGAGTTTTAGTTGGTGGAAGCAATCCCCACGCGTTTTACAACTTTACGGGAGTCCTTTTCCCTACTGAACTAAGCTTAGAGGCATTTTCTCCGGCATATATGGATGCTGAATTCAATGATTTGCGACCGACAATCGTTGCTCCAAAGTCAATGTCCGGGATTCAAATCAGGAAAAAGTTAAGTGTTCAAGTGGTGATCACGGGTAAAGTAGATCCAAATTTGGTTTCGGTAACAATGGTGGCACCATCTTTTACTACAcattcattttccatgaatCAAAGGGTGCTGGACCTTGGAAATAACAACGTGACGGCTTTGGGGAATTCAACGTATAACATTGAGTACACGACGCCACGTTCCTATAATCTTGCGCCGGCAGggttttatcttttatttgtgGTTCATCAAGACATTCCAAGCCAGGGCATTTGGGTCAAATTGAGGTGA
- the LOC18591500 gene encoding uncharacterized protein LOC18591500 isoform X1 — protein sequence MDGSRRKGYAWAISAGLNAAFAAISAKFFLSPLVRYGLVIIFNVIMWGCYVNSLKALSSLQATVTNFATNFLTSGFAGSFLFEEPLSFRWFAGALFIVIGVLILSKSNVESKANID from the exons ATGGATGGTAGCAGGAGGAAAGGCTACGCGTGGGCAATCTCAGCTGGCCTCAACGCTGCGTTCGCTGCCATTTCAGCTAAATTCTTCTTATCTCCT TTGGTTAGATATGGTCTGGTCATAATTTTCAACGTCATCATGTGGGGATGTTACGTTAACAGCTTGAAAGCTCTTTCATCCCTTCAAGCTACAGTTACGAATTTCGCTACTAATTTCCTCACTTCTGGCTTTGCCGGCTCCTTCTTGTTCGAGGAACCATTGTCATTTCGG TGGTTTGCAGGTGCCCTGTTCATTGTAATTGGTGTACTTATCCTCAGCAAGTCAAACGTAGAGAGCAAGGCAAACATTGATTAG
- the LOC18591500 gene encoding uncharacterized protein LOC18591500 isoform X2: MDGSRRKGYAWAISAGLNAAFAAISAKFFLSPLVRYGLVIIFNVIMWGCYVNSLKALSSLQATVTNFATNFLTSGFAGSFLFEEPLSFRVPCSL; the protein is encoded by the exons ATGGATGGTAGCAGGAGGAAAGGCTACGCGTGGGCAATCTCAGCTGGCCTCAACGCTGCGTTCGCTGCCATTTCAGCTAAATTCTTCTTATCTCCT TTGGTTAGATATGGTCTGGTCATAATTTTCAACGTCATCATGTGGGGATGTTACGTTAACAGCTTGAAAGCTCTTTCATCCCTTCAAGCTACAGTTACGAATTTCGCTACTAATTTCCTCACTTCTGGCTTTGCCGGCTCCTTCTTGTTCGAGGAACCATTGTCATTTCGG GTGCCCTGTTCATTGTAA
- the LOC18591501 gene encoding protein BASIC PENTACYSTEINE6 — MDDSGHRENGRLKTDQYRTAQGQWLMHQPSMKQIMAIMAERDAAIQERNLALSEKKAAIAERDMAFLQRDAAIAERNSAIAERDNAIANLQYRENSLATGNMPSCPPGCQISRGVKHMQHPQQNVHHLPHINEAPYNSREMHSSDTLPVTPGTSESAKSKQGKRGKEAKVIASSKKAPKPLKKVKRENEDLNKIMFGKSHEWKGGQDAGGGGDDLNKQLVATKSDWKGQDLGLNQVVFDDSTMAPPVCSCTGVLRQCYKWGNGGWQSSCCTTTLSMYPLPAVPNKRHTRIGGRKMSGSAFNKLLSRLAAEGHDLSNPVDLKDHWAKHGTNRYITIK; from the exons ATGGATGATAGTGGGCATCGTGAAAATGGAAGACTCAAAACAGATCAGTATAGAACAGCTCAGGGTCAG TGGCTGATGCATCAGCCATCAATGAAGCAGATAATGGCCATTATGGCTGAAAGAGATGCAGCTATTCAAGAAAGGAATTTAGCACTTTCTGAGAAGAAGGCAGCTATTGCTGAGAGAGATATGGCATTCTTGCAGCGAGATGCAGCAATTGCTGAGCGAAATAGTGCTATAGCTGAACGTGATAATGCCATAGCAAATCTTCAGTATCGAGAGAACTCATTGGCCACTGGTAACATGCCCTCTTGTCCACCAGGGTGTCAAATCTCGCGTGGGGTGAAGCACATGCAACATCCACAGCAAAATGTTCACCATCTGCCTCACATTAATGAAGCACCTTACAACTCAAGGGAAATGCATTCAAGTGACACCCTACCAGTTACACCAGGTACCTCTGAATCTGCAAAGTCAAAGCAGGGTAAACGAGGAAAGGAGGCCAAGGTAATTGCTTCTAGCAAGAAGGCTCCAAAGCCTCTGAAAAAGGTCAAACGAGAAAATGAAgacttgaataagattatgTTTGGCAAGTCACATGAGTGGAAGGGTGGACAAGATGCGGGTGGTGGAGGTGATGATCTCAACAAACAGCTAGTGGCAACAAAGTCTGATTGGAAAGGTCAGGATCTGGGATTGAATCAAGTTGTATTTGATGACTCGACCATGGCACCACCTGTTTGTTCATGCACTGGAGTCCTAAGGCAGTGCTACAAATGGGGAAACGGGGGATGGCAATCTTCATGTTGCACAACTACCTTGTCAATGTATCCTTTGCCAGCAGTCCCCAACAAACGACATACTCGGATTGGTGGCAGAAAGATGAGTGGAAGTGCTTTCAACAAGCTGCTTAGCAGGCTTGCAGCTGAAGGTCATGATTTGTCAAATCCTGTTGATCTTAAGGACCACTGGGCCAAACATGGGACAAACAGATACATCACAATCAAGTAG
- the LOC18591502 gene encoding uncharacterized protein LOC18591502 gives MEGISESRSNMQKLQSPPSNSIPKPQSNLDIPIFNASQMAPSPHTRLSPENNNNKRPGIPPSHPNYPAATSPYSQIIGSRSNSQQGAPSHSRSLSQPTFFSLDSLPPWSPPPYREPSVASLSDPASNDVSMEERVVNSNVRSSLPSPVARGVNEFRVGESSSLPPRKGHRRSSSDVPLGFSAMIQSSPQLLPIGSRGVLDRSVSGRESSSGVEKPIQLVKRESEWSKDGSSNVEGMSERKSEGDVADDLFNAYMNLDSLETLNSSGTEDKDLDSRASGTKTYGGESSDNEVESRVNGHPISMQGMSAGASNEKGVKRSAGGDIAPTARHHRSVSMDSYMGSLQFDDESSKIPPGSSVDANSGKFNLELGSSEFSEAEMKKIMENEKLAEIASVDPKRAKRILANRQSAARSKERKMRYIAELEHKVQTLQTEATTLSAQLTMLQRDSAGLTSQNNELKFRLQAMEQQAQLKDALNEALAAEVQRLKVTAAELSGEAHLSSCMAQQLSLNHPMFQLQPQQPQQVNVYQMQQQQQHQQPQHSQHNQLQTQQQQNDDPTANESK, from the exons ATGGAGGGTATTAGTGAGAGTAGAAGTAATATGCAGAAGCTTCAATCACCACCGTCGAATTCCATCCCTAAGCCACAAAGCAACTTAGATATACCCATTTTCAATGCCTCTCAAATGGCTCCTTCTCCTCATACGCGTTTAAGTCCTGAGAACAATAACAACAAAAGACCCGGGATACCTCCTTCACACCCCAATTACCCCGCTGCTACATCGCCTTACTCACAGATCATTGGTTCTCGTTCCAATTCTCAACAAGGGGCACCGTCTCATTCCAGGTCTCTATCTCAACCCACATTCTTTTCCCTTGATAGCTTGCCCCCATGGAGTCCTCCCCCTTATCGAGAGCCGTCTGTCGCGTCTCTGTCTGATCCTGCTTCTAATGATGTTTCTATGGAAGAAAGGGTAGTCAATTCTAATGTTAGGTCCTCACTTCCTTCACCTGTTGCTAGAGGAGTTAACGAGTTTCGTGTCGGCGAGAGTTCGAGTTTGCCTCCGCGTAAAGGACATAGGCGGTCTAGCAGTGATGTTCCACTAGGATTTTCTGCTATGATTCAGTCTTCGCCTCAATTGCTTCCCATAGGGAGTCGTGGCGTGTTGGATAGGTCAGTTTCGGGTAGGGAGAGTTCTTCTGGTGTGGAGAAACCGATTCAGCTGGTGAAACGAGAATCAGAATGGAGCAAGGATGGGAGTAGTAATGTAGAAGGGATGAGTGAAAGGAAATCCGAGGGGGATGTTGCTGATGACTTGTTCAATGCGTACATGAATTTGGACAGTCTTGAGACATTGAACTCTTCTGGAACTGAGGATAAGGATTTGGATAGCAGAGCAAGTGGCACAAAGACATATGGAGGTGAAAGTAGTGACAATGAAGTGGAGAGTAGAGTAAATGGACATCCAATTAGTATGCAGGGAATGAGTGCTGGTGCTTCAAATGAGAAGGGGGTCAAGAGGAGTGCTGGTGGAGATATTGCTCCCACTGCTCGGCATCATAGAAGTGTTTCAATGGATAGTTACATGGGAAGTCTGCAATTTGATGACGAATCATCAAAGATTCCTCCTGGTAGCTCAGTGGATGCAAATTCGGGCAAGTTCAACCTTGAGCTTGGGAGTAGTGAGTTCAGTGAAGCTGAGATGAAAAAGATCATGGAAAATGAGAAGCTTGCTGAGATTGCTTCTGTAGACCCAAAACGCGCCAAAAG GATTTTGGCTAATCGTCAATCAGCTGCTCGTTCAAAGGAGCGGAAGATGCGGTACATTGCAGAATTAGAACACAAGGTGCAAACTCTGCAAACAGAGGCAACCACATTATCTGCACAGCTAACAATGTTACAG AGAGACTCTGCTGGGCTTACTAGTCAGAACAATGAGTTGAAATTTCGTCTTCAGGCCATGGAGCAACAGGCCCAACTGAAAGACG CACTAAACGAAGCATTAGCTGCCGAAGTCCAGCGACTGAAGGTTACTGCAGCAGAGCTCAGTGGGGAGGCTCATCTTTCAAGCTGCATGGCTCAGCAGCTTTCGCTGAATCATCCGATGTTCCAATTACAGCCTCAGCAACCTCAGCAGGTGAATGTTTATCAGATGCAGCAACAGCAGCAACACCAACAGCCACAGCACAGTCAGCACAACCAGTTGCAGACCCAGCAGCAACAGAATGATGACCCTACTGCAAATGAATCTAAGTGA